A genomic region of Kribbella sp. NBC_00382 contains the following coding sequences:
- a CDS encoding class I SAM-dependent methyltransferase, with the protein MSEAIPSPVTTVGWTADLGRAVRLFKAFGVEQTDPDRFYGTLAADSVGQLSAYADLRGARMLDVGGGPGYFADAFRAAGATYYAIDSDLGELSGRGEPVPGTVLGSGMALPIGDGQIDICFSSNVLEHVPDPWLMADEMVRVTKPGGTIFLSYTGWWGPHGGHETAPWHFLGGHRAARRYERRLGKPPKNKFGESLFPITVAGGLRWARSCRDAELVAAFPRYHPRWAYGVLAVPGVREFATWNLVVVLRRR; encoded by the coding sequence GTGTCCGAAGCGATTCCGAGCCCTGTGACCACCGTCGGCTGGACGGCCGATCTCGGCCGCGCCGTGCGGTTGTTCAAGGCGTTCGGGGTCGAGCAGACCGACCCCGACCGGTTCTACGGAACGCTCGCCGCCGACTCGGTCGGCCAGCTCTCGGCGTACGCCGATCTGCGCGGCGCGCGGATGCTCGACGTCGGTGGCGGTCCCGGCTATTTCGCCGACGCCTTCCGCGCCGCGGGTGCGACCTACTACGCGATCGACTCCGACCTCGGCGAGCTGAGCGGACGCGGCGAGCCGGTGCCCGGCACCGTCCTGGGCAGCGGGATGGCGTTGCCGATCGGTGACGGACAGATCGACATCTGTTTCTCGTCGAACGTCCTCGAGCACGTGCCGGACCCGTGGCTGATGGCCGACGAGATGGTCCGTGTCACCAAGCCGGGCGGCACGATCTTCTTGTCCTACACCGGCTGGTGGGGACCGCACGGCGGCCACGAGACGGCCCCCTGGCACTTCCTCGGCGGTCATCGCGCAGCGCGGCGTTACGAACGCCGGTTGGGCAAGCCGCCGAAGAACAAGTTCGGTGAGTCGCTCTTCCCGATCACCGTCGCCGGCGGGTTGCGCTGGGCGCGCTCGTGCCGCGACGCGGAGCTGGTGGCCGCGTTCCCGCGGTACCACCCGCGCTGGGCGTACGGCGTACTGGCGGTGCCCGGAGTGCGGGAGTTCGCGACCTGGAACCTCGTCGTGGTGCTCCGGCGCCGATGA
- a CDS encoding glycosyltransferase family 4 protein produces MREKTVLLLNWRDTTNPEGGGSERCVEEVARGLAAMGWSVTMLCAAYPGSPREARRHDVRYLYRGSKVTVYLRGLLYTLLHRPDHVIDVQNGLPFFTRLVRRTGVVVLVHHVHEEQWQVVYPGWKGRLGWWLESRVAPRLYSDCRYVTVSSASRDELQALGVDRARIDVIHNGTDPAPPRQVPQAAAPTVVCVGRIVPHKQVEHAVDAIAEARKVLPDARLLVVGSGWWEDSLRSYVESRGLQDAVELRGHVSEDDKHAAYDEAWVLALPSLKEGWGLVVGEAAAHGVPTVAYRSAGGPTESVQHDATGLLVDSEAEFGTAILSLLQDEATRRRLSAGALASAGNFTWSATVGGFDRVLTGQVEAAERPASVR; encoded by the coding sequence GTGCGCGAGAAGACCGTGCTGTTGCTGAACTGGCGGGACACGACGAACCCCGAGGGGGGCGGTTCGGAGAGGTGTGTGGAGGAGGTCGCGAGAGGCCTTGCGGCGATGGGCTGGTCGGTCACCATGCTCTGCGCGGCCTACCCCGGCAGCCCGCGCGAGGCACGCCGTCACGACGTCAGGTACCTGTACCGCGGCAGCAAAGTGACCGTTTACCTCCGCGGCCTGCTCTACACGTTGCTGCACCGGCCCGACCACGTCATCGACGTGCAGAACGGGCTGCCATTCTTTACCCGCCTCGTACGTCGTACCGGCGTCGTCGTGCTCGTCCACCACGTACACGAGGAGCAATGGCAGGTCGTGTACCCGGGCTGGAAGGGGCGACTCGGTTGGTGGCTTGAGTCCCGCGTGGCGCCCCGGCTCTACAGCGACTGCCGCTACGTCACCGTGTCGTCGGCGTCGCGCGATGAACTGCAGGCACTCGGTGTGGATCGGGCGCGCATCGACGTGATCCACAACGGGACCGACCCTGCGCCTCCCCGTCAGGTACCGCAGGCCGCTGCGCCGACTGTGGTCTGTGTCGGGCGGATCGTTCCGCACAAGCAGGTGGAGCACGCAGTGGACGCCATCGCCGAGGCCCGCAAGGTGCTGCCAGACGCACGTCTGCTGGTCGTCGGGTCTGGTTGGTGGGAGGACTCACTGCGCTCGTACGTCGAGTCGCGCGGACTGCAGGACGCGGTCGAGCTCCGTGGGCATGTCAGCGAGGACGACAAGCACGCTGCGTACGACGAGGCCTGGGTGCTCGCACTGCCGAGCCTGAAGGAGGGCTGGGGGCTGGTGGTTGGCGAGGCCGCGGCGCACGGAGTACCGACTGTCGCCTATCGCAGTGCGGGCGGACCGACCGAGTCGGTGCAGCACGACGCCACGGGGCTCCTGGTGGACTCCGAGGCCGAGTTCGGCACCGCCATCCTGTCGCTGCTGCAGGACGAGGCCACCCGCCGCAGGTTGTCTGCAGGAGCGCTCGCGTCAGCTGGCAACTTCACCTGGTCGGCCACGGTCGGCGGGTTCGACCGTGTCCTCACCGGCCAGGTCGAGGCAGCAGAAAGGCCGGCCAGCGTTCGCTGA
- a CDS encoding DUF2613 family protein yields the protein MGTLIGAVLAIIAGMAVSTAAVVGVVQTVKDEPKAPAGQTSTGQVDVPLVNYGDK from the coding sequence ATGGGAACTCTGATTGGTGCTGTGTTGGCGATCATCGCCGGCATGGCCGTCTCGACCGCCGCTGTCGTCGGGGTAGTGCAGACGGTGAAGGACGAGCCGAAGGCGCCCGCTGGCCAGACCAGCACGGGCCAGGTGGACGTCCCGCTCGTCAACTACGGGGACAAGTAG
- a CDS encoding ABC transporter permease — translation MATDTLVRRTPARASSRPAKQGLGLAARMRRNWQLYAMLTVPLIWLAIFAYWPMYGAIIAFKDYNVVDGILGSRWVGLKHFERFVESYQFWRLIKNTLILHLYELVATFWLPILLALGLNMARRRWYRRSVQLITYAPHFISTVVVVGLIVVIVDPNSGVLNHLLGQFGIGPIDVLSNPDYFRHLYVWSGAWQTMGFSAIIYLAALTSVAPELHEAAIVDGASRLRRVWHIDLPAIRPVAVILLILNIGSIMSVGFEKVLLLQNTLNLQTSEVIDTYVYKLGFASQVPQFSYAAAIGLFRSVIGLVLLVLANTLARKFAKSSLW, via the coding sequence ATGGCCACGGACACTCTGGTACGACGTACGCCGGCGCGCGCAAGCAGCCGCCCGGCCAAACAAGGTCTCGGCCTGGCCGCCAGGATGCGACGCAACTGGCAGCTGTACGCGATGCTCACGGTGCCGCTGATCTGGCTGGCGATCTTCGCGTACTGGCCGATGTACGGCGCGATCATCGCCTTCAAGGACTACAACGTGGTCGACGGCATCCTGGGCAGCCGCTGGGTCGGCCTCAAGCACTTCGAGCGGTTCGTCGAGTCGTACCAGTTCTGGCGGCTGATCAAGAACACGCTGATCCTGCACCTGTACGAACTGGTGGCGACGTTCTGGCTGCCGATCCTGCTCGCGCTCGGGCTCAACATGGCCCGGCGACGGTGGTACCGGCGGTCGGTGCAGCTGATCACCTATGCACCGCACTTCATCTCGACCGTCGTCGTGGTCGGCCTGATCGTGGTGATCGTCGACCCGAACAGCGGTGTGCTGAACCACCTGCTCGGCCAGTTCGGGATCGGGCCGATCGACGTACTGAGCAATCCGGACTACTTCCGGCACCTGTACGTCTGGTCCGGCGCCTGGCAGACGATGGGCTTCTCGGCGATCATCTACCTGGCCGCGCTGACCAGCGTCGCACCCGAGTTGCACGAGGCGGCGATCGTCGACGGCGCGTCCAGGCTGCGCCGGGTCTGGCACATCGACCTGCCGGCGATCCGGCCGGTGGCGGTGATCCTGCTGATCCTGAACATCGGCTCGATCATGTCGGTCGGGTTCGAGAAGGTGCTGCTGTTGCAGAACACGCTGAACCTGCAGACGTCGGAGGTGATCGACACCTACGTCTACAAGCTCGGCTTCGCGTCCCAGGTGCCGCAGTTCAGTTATGCCGCGGCGATCGGGCTGTTCCGGTCGGTGATCGGCCTGGTCCTGCTGGTGCTGGCGAACACGCTGGCGCGGAAGTTCGCCAAGTCCAGTCTCTGGTGA
- a CDS encoding polysaccharide biosynthesis protein has translation MTSEMTPAQQPAAPKLGFLRSATVVAVGMAIMNVAAYGFTLFAVHRLVPEQFSAVVALLGLLLIGNVVPLGLQASGARRIATHAGPGREALADSLLRAGRRSALGLTVVCLVASPLLIWLLHIDSVLAVVLLAPTLGGLTLMGSQLGVLQGSERWTELAAMYTAVGVGRFAFGAGALVIHPSVTAAMIGVTVGAALPPLVGSFLLRGSAGGTPEQVKEALRETIHGTHALLAFFAIANADALLARGLMDGEHSGYYAAGVIVAKACLFLPQFVIVTVFPALASSPGDTLRLRRAIQAVAALGVCCVLGALLLPDLVVTVAGGKDKYPALGDFAWIFALAGSAYAVLQLVVYAAIAQQEKRAALVIWIGLAVLAIAALIVIGADLATGFTAIKVLAGMTAACAIALSAVLATGLHRQTADRA, from the coding sequence ATGACCTCTGAGATGACTCCCGCCCAGCAGCCGGCCGCCCCGAAGCTCGGCTTCCTGCGCAGCGCCACCGTGGTAGCGGTCGGCATGGCCATCATGAACGTAGCGGCTTACGGTTTCACCTTGTTTGCTGTGCACCGGCTCGTACCGGAGCAATTCAGCGCTGTGGTGGCCTTGCTCGGACTGTTGCTGATCGGCAACGTGGTGCCGCTCGGGCTGCAGGCATCCGGGGCGCGGCGGATCGCCACCCACGCCGGGCCTGGCCGGGAGGCGTTGGCGGATTCGTTGTTGCGGGCGGGGCGGCGGTCGGCGCTTGGGCTGACTGTGGTGTGTCTGGTGGCCAGTCCGCTGCTGATCTGGCTGCTGCACATCGACTCGGTGCTTGCGGTCGTGCTGCTGGCGCCTACGCTCGGTGGGCTGACGCTGATGGGGTCGCAGCTCGGCGTGCTGCAGGGTAGCGAGCGGTGGACCGAGTTGGCGGCCATGTACACGGCCGTCGGGGTTGGGCGGTTCGCCTTCGGGGCCGGGGCGCTGGTGATCCACCCGAGCGTGACTGCGGCGATGATCGGGGTCACTGTCGGGGCCGCGCTGCCGCCGCTGGTTGGGTCCTTCCTGCTGCGCGGGTCTGCCGGTGGTACGCCGGAGCAGGTCAAGGAAGCGTTGCGGGAGACGATCCACGGTACGCACGCACTGCTGGCCTTCTTCGCCATCGCGAACGCGGACGCCCTGCTCGCCCGGGGGCTGATGGATGGCGAGCACAGTGGGTACTATGCGGCCGGCGTGATCGTCGCCAAGGCATGCCTTTTCCTGCCCCAGTTCGTGATCGTGACCGTGTTCCCCGCGCTGGCCAGCTCCCCCGGCGACACACTCAGGCTGCGTCGGGCGATCCAGGCGGTCGCAGCGCTCGGGGTCTGCTGCGTCCTCGGCGCCCTGCTGCTGCCGGACCTAGTGGTGACGGTTGCCGGAGGCAAGGATAAGTACCCGGCCCTAGGTGACTTCGCGTGGATCTTCGCGCTCGCCGGTTCGGCGTACGCCGTTCTGCAGCTGGTCGTGTACGCCGCGATCGCCCAGCAGGAGAAGCGTGCCGCCCTGGTGATCTGGATCGGCCTGGCCGTCCTGGCGATCGCCGCCCTCATCGTCATCGGCGCCGACCTCGCCACCGGCTTCACCGCGATCAAGGTCCTGGCCGGGATGACAGCTGCCTGCGCGATCGCCTTGTCGGCCGTCCTGGCCACCGGGCTGCATCGCCAGACGGCCGACAGGGCGTAG
- a CDS encoding extracellular solute-binding protein, with protein sequence MQEDLRPAGVKRRSFVAGALGIAAAGGSGLLSGCGSGEQSAGASPESLSAPPTPLGAKKTGINYPPGYVGPVAREQRPIVTEPATFTVVVPQNLTVGDWSKNAFTHWMEQKTGIRIQFRQVAGKGDDPETMTKVNAMMAAGDIPDAFLGITFTRSQLYLYGAQNLFVDLDPYLDKYAPNLQHAMKDYPEARKLMVAPDKGIYSFPDINDCYHCRASNGRTFLNADWIRKVGLAIPKTTDEFREVLTAFKKADLGGRGKTVPFAGFKEAPLDTYFMNAFLYNPGDPWLVVNDGKVEANYVKDEWRDGLKYLRSLYADGLLNKDIFTADQDQMNRYGNNPGAPVIGGARAYYWGSFLTIDQTDPNARWHQYETVPPLEGPNGTRYAAWDYLKVGLEVSTLVITRKCRRPDLLVRWADFQMDLEAVLRSYAGPDFRWSVKGDKGINGKQSIYGFDATWDSDATKGKTWDQYGVMYRSGDFRLAERVNPQKATFESPLYTQTRDELFPYKQPMEMQFPPVTLEADQAAQDAEIGLNLKGEVTTSLAKFVTGKLDPNDDGQWRDYTDRINKIGLRPYLEIQQAAYETYQG encoded by the coding sequence ATGCAAGAAGACCTGAGACCAGCCGGGGTGAAGCGACGCTCGTTCGTCGCTGGAGCACTCGGAATCGCGGCGGCCGGCGGGAGTGGACTGCTCAGTGGCTGCGGATCGGGTGAGCAATCGGCCGGTGCCAGTCCCGAGAGTCTGAGCGCGCCGCCCACGCCGCTGGGCGCGAAGAAGACCGGCATCAACTATCCGCCCGGGTACGTCGGCCCGGTGGCCCGCGAACAGCGCCCGATCGTCACCGAGCCGGCCACCTTCACCGTGGTCGTGCCGCAGAACCTGACCGTCGGCGACTGGTCGAAGAACGCCTTCACGCACTGGATGGAACAGAAGACCGGGATCAGGATCCAGTTCCGCCAGGTGGCCGGCAAGGGCGACGACCCGGAGACGATGACGAAGGTCAACGCGATGATGGCCGCGGGCGACATCCCCGATGCCTTCCTGGGCATCACGTTCACCCGCTCCCAGCTCTACCTGTACGGCGCGCAGAACCTCTTCGTCGACCTGGATCCGTACCTGGACAAGTACGCCCCGAACCTCCAGCACGCGATGAAGGACTACCCCGAGGCGCGCAAGCTGATGGTTGCCCCGGACAAGGGCATCTACAGCTTCCCCGACATCAACGACTGCTACCACTGCCGTGCGTCCAACGGCCGGACCTTCCTCAACGCCGACTGGATCCGCAAGGTCGGCCTGGCGATCCCGAAGACGACCGACGAGTTCCGCGAGGTGCTGACCGCGTTCAAGAAGGCCGACCTCGGCGGTCGTGGCAAGACGGTCCCGTTCGCCGGCTTCAAGGAGGCTCCGCTGGACACCTATTTCATGAACGCCTTCCTCTACAACCCCGGCGATCCTTGGCTGGTCGTCAACGACGGCAAGGTCGAGGCCAACTACGTCAAGGACGAATGGCGCGACGGGCTCAAGTACCTGCGCAGCCTGTACGCCGACGGCCTGCTGAACAAGGACATCTTCACCGCCGACCAGGACCAGATGAACCGCTACGGCAACAACCCCGGCGCCCCGGTGATCGGCGGTGCGCGCGCCTACTACTGGGGTTCGTTCCTCACCATCGACCAGACCGACCCGAACGCGCGCTGGCACCAGTACGAAACCGTCCCGCCGCTGGAGGGACCGAACGGCACCCGGTACGCCGCCTGGGACTACCTCAAGGTCGGCCTCGAGGTCTCCACTCTCGTCATCACCCGCAAGTGCCGTCGCCCCGACCTCCTGGTCCGCTGGGCCGACTTCCAGATGGATCTCGAGGCCGTACTGCGCTCTTACGCCGGCCCCGACTTCCGCTGGTCGGTCAAAGGCGACAAGGGCATCAACGGCAAGCAGTCCATCTACGGCTTCGACGCCACCTGGGATTCCGACGCGACCAAGGGCAAGACCTGGGACCAGTACGGCGTGATGTACCGCTCGGGCGACTTCCGCCTGGCCGAGCGGGTGAATCCGCAGAAGGCGACGTTCGAGTCGCCGCTGTACACGCAGACCCGGGATGAGCTCTTTCCCTACAAGCAGCCGATGGAGATGCAGTTCCCGCCGGTCACCCTGGAGGCCGACCAGGCCGCGCAGGACGCCGAGATCGGCCTGAACCTGAAGGGTGAGGTGACCACCTCGCTGGCCAAGTTCGTCACCGGCAAGCTCGATCCGAACGATGACGGGCAGTGGCGCGATTACACCGACCGCATCAACAAGATCGGGCTGCGGCCTTATCTGGAGATCCAGCAGGCCGCCTACGAGACCTACCAGGGGTGA
- a CDS encoding carbohydrate ABC transporter permease gives MATATDAPAPVRETRSDRIVMICNYTALGLFTLAVLYPLVYVVSASLSDPKNVVSGKVWLWPVGFSVESFKAVFDYDSIVSGFGNSVVYAVGGALIATVLTLFAAYPLSRKGLPGKGFIMALFVFTMMFTGGLIPTYLVVDRLGLLNTRWAIILPAALAVWNMIITRTYFQSTIPEELVEAAKVDGCTDFGFFWRIVLPLSKPIIAVNLLFYAVAQWNSWFNALIFLTNEHLFPLQLVLRQILIQNNFDPSQVRDTAELIRMKELQEQLKFSLIVIATIPPLLIYPFVQKHFVKGAMVGSLKG, from the coding sequence ATGGCAACGGCAACGGACGCGCCCGCCCCCGTGCGCGAGACCCGGTCCGACCGGATCGTGATGATCTGCAACTACACCGCGCTCGGCCTGTTCACCCTGGCCGTGCTCTATCCGCTGGTCTACGTGGTCAGCGCCTCGCTGAGCGATCCGAAGAACGTTGTCTCCGGCAAGGTCTGGCTCTGGCCGGTCGGCTTCAGCGTCGAGTCCTTCAAGGCGGTCTTCGACTACGACTCGATCGTCAGCGGCTTCGGTAACTCCGTCGTCTACGCCGTCGGCGGCGCGCTGATCGCGACCGTGCTGACCCTGTTCGCGGCGTACCCGCTGTCCCGCAAAGGCCTGCCGGGCAAGGGATTCATCATGGCCCTGTTCGTCTTCACGATGATGTTCACCGGCGGCCTGATCCCGACCTACCTGGTGGTGGACCGGCTCGGCCTGCTGAACACCCGCTGGGCGATCATCCTGCCGGCCGCGCTCGCGGTCTGGAACATGATCATCACCCGGACCTACTTCCAGTCGACCATCCCCGAGGAACTGGTCGAGGCCGCGAAGGTCGACGGCTGCACCGACTTCGGTTTCTTCTGGCGGATCGTGCTGCCGCTGAGCAAACCGATCATCGCGGTGAACCTGCTCTTCTACGCCGTCGCGCAGTGGAACTCCTGGTTCAACGCGCTGATCTTCCTGACCAACGAGCACCTGTTCCCGCTCCAGCTGGTGCTGCGCCAGATCCTGATCCAGAACAACTTCGACCCGTCCCAGGTCCGCGACACCGCCGAGCTGATCCGGATGAAGGAGCTCCAGGAGCAGCTCAAGTTCTCGCTGATCGTGATCGCCACCATTCCGCCACTGCTGATCTACCCCTTCGTGCAGAAGCACTTCGTCAAGGGGGCCATGGTCGGCTCGTTGAAGGGCTGA